The following proteins come from a genomic window of Carcharodon carcharias isolate sCarCar2 chromosome 10, sCarCar2.pri, whole genome shotgun sequence:
- the LOC121282811 gene encoding uncharacterized protein C11orf91 homolog, with protein sequence MSKKAPKYFPSLYDTNSSASSLNSFNIWKNLFPMQEITETKSPKASLWPRGLADNPYEPLKFFSPPAGGDSAWSELDEICELDIRLKEMELLTLTGDGFDLRRYKFLKMLKDEKMQDIKAAKEKKKQMIRDKAKKW encoded by the exons ATGAGCAAAAAGGCGCCCAAGTATTTTCCGTCGCTTTACGACACCAACAGCAGTGCCTCCTCTTTGAACAGCTTCAACATCTGGAAGAACCTGTTCCCGATGCAGGAGATCACGGAAACCAAGAGCCCGAAGGCTTCCCTGTGGCCACGAGGACTGGCAGACAATCCCTATGAACCCCTGAAATTCTTCTCCCCTCCGGCGGGAGGGGACTCCGCCTGGAGTGAGCTGGATGAGATCTGCGAGCTTGACATCCGACTGAAGGAGATGGAGCTCCTCACGTTAACAGGGGATGGGTTCGATTTGAGGAGAT ATAAATTTCTGAAGATGTTAAAGGATGAAAAGATGCAAGACATCAAGGCAGCTAAGGAAAAGAAGAAACAGATGATAAGGGACAAAGCAAAGAAATGGTAG